One genomic segment of Desulfobulbaceae bacterium includes these proteins:
- the phoU gene encoding phosphate signaling complex protein PhoU gives MHHNYHSQLERLRKNFLDLGLLVEDRVRKACSAFKGDDMTALEMVIKSDYEIDEMEVEIEEECLKILALYQPVARDLRFIIALIKIDSEIERIGDYAVKIAQKVKFVFEHGCQKFPMDYSPMSDKVLVMLRMSLDALVHRDIEMAHGIFILDDEIDALRNSAYDTIKERLRKQPEHAGCFLNFYLIASHLERIADRATDIAEEVIYMVGGDIVRGDHK, from the coding sequence ATGCATCACAACTATCATAGCCAGTTAGAGAGGCTCAGGAAAAACTTTTTGGACCTTGGTCTTCTTGTTGAGGATCGGGTCAGAAAGGCCTGTTCTGCCTTTAAAGGCGATGACATGACAGCTCTTGAGATGGTCATTAAGTCCGATTACGAAATCGACGAAATGGAAGTCGAGATCGAGGAAGAGTGTTTGAAGATATTGGCCCTCTATCAACCGGTTGCCAGAGATTTACGGTTTATTATTGCCCTGATTAAGATCGATAGTGAGATTGAGCGTATTGGCGATTATGCCGTAAAAATAGCCCAAAAGGTAAAGTTTGTTTTTGAACACGGCTGCCAGAAATTCCCCATGGATTACTCTCCGATGTCTGATAAGGTTTTAGTTATGCTGAGAATGAGCCTTGATGCCTTAGTTCACAGGGATATTGAAATGGCCCATGGGATTTTCATTCTAGATGATGAGATAGATGCTCTGCGAAACAGTGCGTATGATACGATAAAAGAGCGGCTGCGCAAACAGCCTGAACATGCAGGGTGCTTCCTGAATTTTTATCTTATCGCCAGTCATCTTGAGCGAATAGCCGATAGAGCTACGGACATTGCGGAGGAGGTCATCTATATGGTTGGTGGTGACATCGTCCGTGGTGATCATAAATAA
- a CDS encoding response regulator transcription factor, with translation MGREHILIIEDDEDIQQLVSFNLVKAGFHVSCVDNGEDGLGLLKTEKIDCLLLDIMLPGKNGFAICRQIREDPRCSLPIIMLTAKIDDQEIIEGLECGANDYVTKPFSPKVLIARIKAALRRQTFETDSTPQNTEKTITIKNLKIYPERHELLVDEQKIQLTYTEFAILSMLVRRPGWVYTRQQIIDTVRGDDYAVTQRMIDVQVFSLRKKLGQAGNNIETVRGIGYRFKD, from the coding sequence ATGGGTAGAGAACATATACTTATTATTGAAGATGACGAAGACATTCAACAGCTCGTCAGCTTCAACCTCGTTAAGGCAGGCTTCCATGTTTCCTGTGTCGACAATGGGGAAGACGGATTAGGTCTTCTAAAAACTGAAAAAATTGACTGCCTGCTTTTAGACATCATGTTGCCGGGCAAAAACGGCTTTGCTATCTGCCGGCAAATCAGAGAAGATCCACGGTGCTCGCTGCCGATTATTATGCTGACCGCCAAAATTGATGACCAGGAGATCATTGAAGGTCTTGAGTGTGGCGCTAATGATTACGTCACCAAGCCTTTCAGCCCCAAGGTGCTCATCGCCAGAATCAAAGCGGCTTTGCGCCGCCAAACTTTTGAGACCGACTCAACGCCTCAGAATACCGAAAAAACTATTACGATTAAAAACTTAAAGATTTATCCGGAACGGCATGAACTCCTGGTTGATGAACAAAAGATACAATTAACCTATACCGAATTTGCCATTCTCAGCATGCTGGTCAGAAGACCTGGCTGGGTTTACACCCGCCAACAGATCATCGATACCGTTCGCGGCGATGATTATGCGGTGACCCAAAGAATGATCGATGTGCAGGTTTTCAGCCTGAGAAAAAAACTGGGCCAAGCCGGAAATAACATCGAAACTGTAAGAGGAATCGGCTACCGGTTCAAGGACTAA